A stretch of Gossypium hirsutum isolate 1008001.06 chromosome A06, Gossypium_hirsutum_v2.1, whole genome shotgun sequence DNA encodes these proteins:
- the LOC107962102 gene encoding LOW QUALITY PROTEIN: zinc finger CCCH domain-containing protein 53 (The sequence of the model RefSeq protein was modified relative to this genomic sequence to represent the inferred CDS: inserted 1 base in 1 codon): protein MDSYEATRIVFSRIQNLEPENASKIMGLLLIQDHGEKEMIRLAFGPEASLQSVILKAKKELGLPSNSPSTPSTPSSPSPFLANNQNPVNIPRQSSAASRLLPNGGVNLPSSLTIPTNLSTSSGTSSWSPLSELPNPDELISPSSESLNPSSLPFYGNGGATDMVDEFQLQDQLAFLNESSPQLNPKNHDFFYPQPADLSSSSAAAAACGSTDAMGFPSYWGPPXHRRSSSVSDIVGAEDPASGFGWRPCLYFARGYCKNGNNCRFIHCGLGESGSVVGGADGATMVGSPNKIEMDQCHELLRSKSAQQQRLAAASQLMGSASFPYSPKGMNSFLQQQQNDTQRAAAAAALMMGDDMNKFNRSRLERNGFSMNGEAGMVNPASRQIYLTFPADSTFREEDVSNYFSIYGPVQDVRIPYQQKRMFGFVTFVYPETVKIILAKGNPHFVCDARVLVKPYKEKGKVPDKYRKQQQQQVERGEFSPCGNPTALDSRDPFDLQLGSRMFYNTQDLLWRRKLEEQADLQQALELQNRRLMGLQLLNVKKHHHHRALSSGSPIPSPTHSPNPFSQSLVLPQFHNSQEAAQENCSNPVLAVSATASEKQAVSTTAIAKESASVEENGTSKESPNCEDANLPESLEHNLPDNPFASPTKASGEFLSAFSNAEADRDVSVSASSVNSNWVSSTLLPANNALEIASFNSFNCQMPRFSSGHGTIGMYAGTGGPTCPVGI, encoded by the exons ATGGATAGCTATGAAGCAACCAGAATTGTGTTCTCAAGAATCCAAAACCTTGAACCAGAAAACGCTTCCAAAATCATGGGTCTACTGCTAATTCAGGACCATGGGGAGAAGGAGATGATTCGTTTAGCCTTTGGTCCTGAAGCTTCACTTCAGTCTGTCATCCTCAAGGCCAAAAAAGAGCTTGGTCTTCCTTCTAACTCTCCTTCTACACCTTCAACCCCATCATCTCCTTCTCCTTTCCTCGCCAACAACCAGAATCCTGTTAATATTCCAAGGCAAAGCTCTGCTGCTTCCAGGCTCCTACCCAACGGTGGAGTCAATCTGCCATCTTCTCTCACCATCCCTACTAACCTCTCTACTTCTTCTGGTACTTCTTCTTGGAGTCCTTTGTCTGAACTTCCAAACCCTGATGAGTTGATTAGTCCAAGCAGTGAGTCTTTAAATCCTTCTTCTTTGCCCTTCTATGGAAACGGAGGAGCTACTGATATGGTTGATGAGTTTCAACTTCAAGATCAACTAGCTTTCCTCAACGAAAGCTCTCCACAGCTTAACCCCAAGAACCATGATTTCTTTTACCCCCAACCCGCTGACTTATCCTCGAGTTCAGCTGCTGCTGCTGCTTGTGGCAGCACTGACGCCATGGGGTTCCCCTCTTATTGGGGACCTC TTCACAGGAGGAGCAGCTCTGTGAGCGATATTGTGGGAGCTGAGGACCCGGCTTCAGGGTTTGGGTGGAGACCCTGCTTGTATTTTGCTAGGGGGTACTGTAAAAATGGGAATAATTGTAGATTTATCCATTGTGGGCTTGGGGAGTCTGGTTCAGTAGTTGGAGGAGCAGATGGTGCAACCATGGTGGGTTCACCTAACAAGATCGAGATGGACCAGTGCCATGAGTTACTTAGATCTAAATCCGCTCAGCAACAAAGGTTGGCTGCTGCTTCACAGCTCATGGGTTCTGCTTCTTTTCCTTACTCCCCAAAGGGCATGAATTCGTTCCTTCAACAGCAACAAAATGATACTCAGAG GGCTGCAGCCGCTGCTGCTTTAATGATGGGTGATGATATGAACAAGTTTAACCGTTCCAGGCTTGAAAGAAACGGGTTTTCAATGAACGGTGAAGCAGGCATGGTTAACCCAGCTTCAAGACAGATCTACTTGACTTTCCCAGCTGATAGCACTTTCAGAGAGGAGGATGTGTCAAATTACTTCAG TATATATGGTCCGGTTCAAGATGTGAGGATACCATACCAGCAGAAGAGAATGTTTGGATTTGTCACTTTTGTTTATCCTGAGACCGTGAAGATCATCCTGGCTAAAGGGAATCCTCATTTTGTTTGCGATGCTCGGGTTCTGGTGAAGCCTTACAAAGAGAAAGGCAAAGTTCCGGACAAGTACAG GAAACAGCAGCAACAGCAAGTGGAAAGAGGAGAGTTCTCCCCTTGTGGTAATCCAACTGCCCTTGATTCTAGAGATCCATTTGACCTTCAGCTAG GGTCAAGGATGTTTTACAATACCCAGGACTTGTTATGGAGGAGAAAGTTGGAGGAGCAAGCTGATCTTCAGCAAGCCCTTGAGCTTCAAAATAGAAGATTGATGGGCCTGCAACTCCTGAATGTGAAGAAGCATCACCATCACAGGGCTCTTTCTAGTGGAAGTCCCATTCCATCACCTACCCACTCACCAAACCCGTTCAGCCAGTCACTTGTACTTCCTCAATTTCACAACAGTCAAGAAGCTGCACAAG AGAATTGTTCTAACCCTGTGCTGGCTGTATCTGCCACTGCTTCTGAGAAGCAAGCAGTGAGTACTACTGCGATTGCTAAAGAATCGGCCAGTGTTGAAGAAAATGGTACTAGCAAGGAGAGCCCTAATTGTGAAGATGCTAATCTGCCAGAAAG TTTGGAGCACAACCTTCCTGATAATCCTTTCGCATCTCCTACCAAAGCATCCGGGGAGTTCTTGTCTGCATTCTCCAATGCTGAAGCAGATCGGGATGTTTCAGTCTCGGCTTCTTCTGTCAACAGTAACTGGGTCTCTTCAACTCTACTTCCTGCAAATAATGCTTTAGAGATTGCatccttcaactctttcaactgtCAAATGCCCAG GTTCTCGTCTGGACATGGTACCATTGGTATGTATGCCGGCACAGGCGGCCCGACTTGCCCTGTTGGTATTTAG